A genomic segment from Conger conger chromosome 2, fConCon1.1, whole genome shotgun sequence encodes:
- the si:ch211-136m16.8 gene encoding trichohyalin: MDPTPSPLARVGQVFWVVLRFVTGAVQRYLIPEPANTGNDDTHTGQEATISVATETQEWTGGDKDKRENIEGAEKKMKKDRESVADTHDSWTDEPTTEREKKAKGPQFTNEKNESESETHGSISNCGVQTHEDIIYGADTEMGGERQTEKETGSQKYREIGKAFNTRDTSTGRGNKILREEESGWNLEGERTITDVLGKETEGGSLQRTDGDKKDQSECRVRKLETNWDEGNKVTIQEEREGEGENSESKIEIETGEKIENSEGGWIDVPTKEQQMQKSERGQNGNSALGRQIGASNKDGVITDLENTELSQTEVTVGNKGNESIEYSEEDEIKSIEIRKIETENREFKEIAKECGVVTGEKENKNLMAKREEEETKTMREEKKEHERHVITELFVGQGNRGMEMEGGPVSEEEDAKEETEVEEEERLILMEATGGKNTKEVGEHEYSGEMEVDMWGTEEKVEEIEVRPELLVPIPVERNDKDVLNEETDSDVEDDYFTKETETDKDADEKDLGILSTDEDERITDIGRNENSFIEMTVTNKEQEQRQSEGCSENKDMESVEIWKTETEEKDLNTSLGETEREKSTAEIEKEETIWEEGKSRGEMEEEEEEKDIKTHIEEVCHKGALEQLAFEEGGEFTKEGWKEDIEREKRRSSNGVQENVILDGDRQGRKDDEGISVEEERQFSEFMTEGKQGNRGDNLNPTVEMEGGPVSEEEDAKEETEVEEEERLILMEATGGKNTKEVGEHEYSGEMEVNMWGTEEKVEEIEVRPELLVPIPVERNDKDVLNEETHSDVEDDYFAKETETDKDADEKDLGILGTDEDERITDIRRNENSFIEMTVTIKEQEQRQSEGCSEDKDMESVEIWKTETEEKDLNTSLGETEREKSTAEIEKEETIWQERESRGEMEEEEEEKDIKTHIEEVCHKGALEQLAFEEGGELTKEGWKEDIERQKRRSSNGVQESVILDGDRQERKDDEGISVEEERQFSEFMTEGKQGNRGDDLNPTVEMEGGPVSEEEDAKEETEVEEKERLILMEATGGKNTKEVGEHEYSGEMEVDMWGTEEKVEEIEVRPELLVPIPVERNDKDVLNEETDSDVEDDYFTKETETDKDADEKDLGMLGTDEDERITDIGRNENSFIEMTVTNKEQEQRQSEGCSEDKDMESVEMRKTETEEKDLNTSLGETEREKSTAEIEKEETIWEEGESRGEMEAEEEEKDIKIHVEEVCHKGALEQLAFEEGGELSKEGSKEDIEREKRRSSNEVQEIVILDGDRQERKDDEGISVEEERQFSEFMTEGKQGNRGGDLNPTVEMEGGPVSEEEDAKEETEVEEEERLILMEATGGKNTKEVGEHEYSGEMEVDMWGTEEKVEEIEVRPELLVPISVERNDKDVLNDETHSDVEDDYFTKETETDKDADEKDLGILGTDDDERITDIGRNENSFIEMTVTNKEQEQRQSEGCSEDKDMESVEIWKTETEEKDLNTSLGETEREKSTAEIKKEETIWQEGESRGEMEEEEKDIKTHIEEVCHKGALEQLAFEEGGELTKEGWKEDIEREKRRSSNEVQESVILDGDRQERKDDEGISVEEERQFSEFMTEGKQGNRGDDLNPTVEMEGGPVSEEEDAKEETEVEEEERLILMEATGGKNTKEVGEHEYSGEMEVDMWGTEEKVEEIEVRPELLVPIPVERNDKDVLNDETHSDVEDDYFTKETETDKDADEKDLGILGTDDDERITDIGRNENSFIEMTVTNKEQEQRQSEGCSEDKDMESVEIWKTETEEKDLNTSLGETEREKSTAEIKKEETIWQEGESRGEMEEEEKDIKTHIEEVCHKGALEQLAFEEGCELTKEGWKEDIEREKRRSSNGVQESVILDGDRQERKDDEGVSVEEERQFSEFMTEGKQGNRGDDLNPTVEMEGGPVSEEEDAKEETEVEEEERLILMEATGGKNTKEVGVHDYSGQMEASIWGTEEIVEEIEVRPELLVPISVEINDKDVLNEETHSDVEDDYFTKETETDKDADEKDLGILGTDEDERITDIGRNENSFIEMTVTNKEQEQRQSEGCSEDKDMESVEMRKTETEEKDLNRSLGETEREKSTAEIEKEETIWEEGESRGEMEAEEEEKDIKIHVEEVCHKGALEQLAFEEGDKLTQEGWKENIQREKRRSSNGVQEKVILDGDRQERKDDEGISVEEERWFSEFKTEGKQGNRGDDLNPTVEMEGGPVKEEEDAKEGPERNNEEVKPTLIHWDNIDGRETEERRTTRLDNKEPEGLNVQEENLEMKEIADKWIELHSPSLDFTAQKSRISLKNAHSRPPRNPRALLHKQSLLPTPSKLQQSRQLKIVPMAVKQGGPIIKGFKLPGIGGEFPSLKKTDRGVREKEEGFTAEAPDATKMLTSEREDVVGGKAVAMGGIGVKLPGFSAEFPGLRKTERGVKMREQAPENTTSHDNSSERHDSTGTDSIKGITVPAFKLTGFSSGFPALRKTNRGVKIREGEDTQSYTQNSEVEASATVVDLPKAKSKWTPPGKPGIGIGNPSMMSELKNKLRKTE; this comes from the exons ATGGACCCCACACCCAGTCCTTTAGCCCGCGTTGGGCAGGTGTTTTGGGTAGTTTTG aGATTTGTCACAGGAGCTGTGCAACGATATTTAATACCAGAGCCTGcaaacacaggaaatgatgacacgcacacaggacaggaagcCACAATCTCTGTGGCAACTGAGACACAGGAATGGACAGGGGGTGACAAAGATAAACGAGAAAATATTGAGGGGGCagagaaaaagatgaaaaaagacagagagagtgtagCAGACACTCATGACAGTTGGACAGATGAACCAACAACcgaaagagaaaagaaagctAAAGGTCCTCAGTTCACCAATGAGAAAAATGAGAGCGAGAGCGAAACACATGGCAGCATTTCAAACTGTGGTGTGCAGACACATGAGGATATTATCTATGGAGCTGACACAGAAATGGGtggagagagacaaacagaaaaAGAGACTGGGTCTCAGAAATACAGGGAAATAGGGAAGGCTTTCAATACAAGAGATACTAGCACGGGGAGGGGAAATAAAATCTTAAGAGAGGAAGAATCAGGATGGAATTTAGAAGGTGAAAGGACAATAACAGATGTTTTAGGGAAGGAAACAGAAGGAGGATCTCTACAGAGAACAGATGGTGATAAAAAAGATCAATCAGAATGCAGAGTGAGAAAATTAGAAACAAACTGGGATGAAGGAAACAAAGTCACaatacaggaagagagagagggagaaggtgaGAATTCTGAAAGTAAAATTGAAATTGAGACAGGAGAGAAGATTGAAAACAGTGAAGGTGGATGGATAGATGTACCCACAAAAGAACAGCAAATGCAGAAATCAGAAAGAGGACAAAATGGAAACAGTGCTTTGGGGAGACAAATAGGGGCATCCAATAAGGATGGAGTCATTACAGACTTAGAAAACACTGAGCTCAGTCAGACAGAAGTCACAGTGGGAAACAAAGGAAATGAAAGCATAGAATACAGTGAGGAAGATGAAATTAAAAGCATTGAAATTAGAAAAATAGAGACTGAAAACAGAGAATTCAAGGAAATAGCGAAAGAATGTGGGGTGGTTacaggagaaaaagaaaacaaaaatctaaTGGCCAaaagagaggaagaagaaaccaaaacaatgagagaagaaaagaaagagcatGAAAGACACGTGATTACAGAACTATTCGTGGGCCAGGGAAACAGGGGGATGGAGATGGAAGGTGGACCAGTGAGTGAAGAGGAAGATGCTAAGGAGGAAACAGAGGTGGAGGAAGAAGAGAGATTGATTTTAATGGAAGCGACTGGTGGGAAGAATACAAAAGAAGTTGGAGAGCATGAATATAGTGGGGAAATGGAAGTCGATATGTGGGGTACTGAGGAGAAAGTAGAAGAAATAGAAGTGAGACCAGAGCTTTTGGTGCCAATACCTGTTGAAAGAAATGACAAAGATGTGCTGAATGAAGAAACCGATTCAGATGTGGAAGATGACTATTTTACAAAGGAAActgagacagataaagatgcAGATGAAAAGGATCTGGGGATACTCAGTACAGATGAAGATGAGAGAATCACAGACATCGGAAGAAATGAGAACAGCTTCATAGaaatgacagtgacaaacaaagAACAAGAACAAAGACAAAGTGAAGGATGCAGTGAGAACAAAGACATGGAAAGTGTTGAAATTTGGAAAACTGAGACTGAAGAGAAAGACTTAAACACAAGTttaggagagacagagagggaaaaatCTACAGCTGAAatagagaaagaagaaacaatTTGGGAGGAAGGCAAGAGTAGAGGAGAaatggaagaggaggaagaggagaaggacataaaaacacacattgaaGAAGTATGTCACAAAGGAGCTCTGGAACAACTTGCTTTTGAAGAGGGGGGTGAATTTACAAAAGAAGGATGGAAGGAAGAcattgaaagagagaaaagaaggagTAGCAATGGAGTGCAAGAAAATGTAATACTTGATGGAGACAGACAAGGAAGAAAGGACGATGAAGGGATAAGTGTGGAGGAAGAAAGACAGTTTTCTGAATTCATGACAGAGGGAAAGCAGGGAAACAGGGGGGATAATTTAAACCCAACAGTAGAGATGGAGGGTGGACCAGTGAGTGAAGAGGAAGATGCTAAGGAGGAAACAGAGGTGGAGGAAGAAGAGAGATTGATTTTAATGGAAGCGACTGGCGGGAAGAATACAAAAGAAGTTGGAGAGCATGAATATAGTGGGGAAATGGAAGTCAATATGTGGGGTACTGAGGAGAAAGTAGAAGAAATAGAAGTGAGACCAGAGCTTTTGGTGCCAATACCTGTTGAAAGAAATGACAAAGATGTGCTGAATGAAGAAACCCATTCAGATGTGGAAGATGACTATTTTGCAAAGGAAActgagacagataaagatgcAGATGAAAAGGATCTGGGGATACTCGGTACAGATGAAGATGAGAGAATCACAGACATCAGAAGAAATGAGAACAGCTTCATAGAAATGACAGTGACAATCAAAGAACAAGAACAAAGACAAAGTGAAGGATGCAGTGAGGACAAAGACATGGAAAGTGTTGAAATTTGGAAAACTGAGACTGAAGAGAAAGACTTAAACACAAGTttaggagagacagagagggaaaaatCTACAGCTGAAATTGAGAAAGAAGAAACTATTTGGCAGGAAAGAGAGAGTCGAGGAGAaatggaagaggaggaagaggaaaaggacataaaaacacacattgaaGAAGTATGTCACAAAGGAGCTCTGGAACAACTTGCTTTTGAAGAGGGGGGTGAACTTACAAAAGAAGGATGGAAGGAAGACATTGAAAGACAGAAAAGAAGGAGTAGCAATGGAGTGCAAGAAAGTGTAATACTTGATGGAGACAGACAAGAAAGAAAAGATGATGAAGGGATAAGTGTGGAGGAAGAAAGACAGTTTTCTGAATTCATGACAGAGGGAAAGCAGGGAAACAGGGGGGATGATTTAAACCCAACAGTAGAGATGGAGGGTGGACCAGTGAGTGAAGAGGAAGATGCTAAGGAGGAAACAGAGGTGGAGGAAAAAGAGAGATTGATTTTAATGGAAGCGACTGGCGGGAAGAATACAAAAGAAGTTGGAGAGCATGAATATAGTGGGGAAATGGAAGTCGATATGTGGGGTACTGAGGAGAAAGTAGAAGAAATAGAAGTGAGACCAGAGCTTTTGGTGCCAATACCTGTTGAAAGAAATGACAAAGATGTGCTGAATGAAGAAACCGATTCAGATGTGGAAGATGACTATTTTACAAAGGAAActgagacagataaagatgcAGATGAAAAGGATCTGGGGATGCTCGGTACAGATGAAGATGAGAGAATCACAGACATCGGAAGAAATGAGAACAGCTTCATAGaaatgacagtgacaaacaaagAACAAGAACAAAGACAAAGTGAAGGATGCAGTGAGGACAAAGACATGGAAAGTGTTGAAATGAGAAAAACTGAGACTGAAGAGAAAGACTTAAACACAAGTttaggagagacagagagggaaaaatCTACAGCTGAAATCGAGAAAGAAGAAACAATttgggaggaaggagagagtaGAGGAGAAATGGAAGCAGAAGAAGAGGAAAAGGACATAAAAATACACGTTGAAGAAGTATGTCACAAAGGAGCTCTGGAACAACTTGCTTTTGAAGAGGGGGGTGAACTTTCAAAAGAAGGATCGAAGGAAGAcattgaaagagagaaaagaaggagTAGCAATGAAGTGCAAGAAATTGTAATACTTGATGGAGACAGACAAGAAAGAAAAGATGATGAAGGGATAAGTGTGGAGGAAGAAAGACAGTTTTCTGAATTCATGACAGAGGGAAAGCAGGGAAACAGGGGGGGTGATTTAAACCCAACAGTAGAGATGGAGGGTGGACCAGTGAGTGAAGAGGAAGATGCTAAGGAGGAAACAGAGGTGGAGGAAGAAGAGAGATTGATTTTAATGGAAGCGACTGGCGGGAAGAATACAAAAGAAGTTGGAGAGCATGAATATAGTGGGGAAATGGAAGTCGATATGTGGGGTACTGAGGAGAAAGTAGAAGAAATAGAAGTGAGACCAGAGCTTTTGGTGCCAATATCTGTTGAAAGAAATGACAAAGATGTGCTGAATGATGAAACCCATTCAGATGTGGAAGATGACTATTTTACAAAGGAAActgagacagataaagatgcAGATGAAAAGGATCTGGGGATACTCGGTACAGATGACGATGAGAGGATCACAGACATCGGAAGAAATGAGAACAGCTTCATAGaaatgacagtgacaaacaaagAACAAGAACAAAGACAAAGTGAAGGATGCAGTGAGGACAAAGACATGGAAAGTGTTGAAATTTGGAAAACTGAGACTGAAGAGAAAGACTTAAACACAAGTttaggagagacagagagggaaaaatCTACAGCTGAAAtcaagaaagaagaaacaattTGGCAGGAAGGAGAGAGTCGAGGAGAAATGGAAGAGGAGGAAAaggacataaaaacacacattgaaGAAGTATGTCACAAAGGAGCTCTGGAACAACTTGCTTTTGAAGAGGGGGGTGAACTTACAAAAGAAGGATGGAAGGAAGAcattgaaagagagaaaagaaggagTAGCAATGAAGTGCAAGAAAGTGTAATACTTGATGGAGACAGACAAGAAAGAAAAGATGATGAAGGGATAAGTGTGGAGGAAGAAAGACAGTTTTCTGAATTCATGACAGAGGGAAAGCAGGGAAACAGGGGGGATGATTTAAACCCAACAGTAGAGATGGAGGGTGGACCAGTGAGTGAAGAGGAAGATGCTAAGGAGGAAACAGAGGTGGAGGAAGAAGAGAGATTGATTTTAATGGAAGCGACTGGCGGGAAGAATACAAAAGAAGTTGGAGAGCATGAATATAGTGGGGAAATGGAAGTCGATATGTGGGGTACTGAGGAGAAAGTAGAAGAAATAGAAGTGAGACCAGAGCTTTTGGTGCCAATACCTGTTGAAAGAAATGACAAAGATGTGCTGAATGATGAAACCCATTCAGATGTGGAAGATGACTATTTTACAAAGGAAActgagacagataaagatgcAGATGAAAAGGATCTGGGGATACTCGGTACAGATGACGATGAGAGGATCACAGACATCGGAAGAAATGAGAACAGCTTCATAGaaatgacagtgacaaacaaagAACAAGAACAAAGACAAAGTGAAGGATGCAGTGAGGACAAAGACATGGAAAGTGTTGAAATTTGGAAAACTGAGACTGAAGAGAAAGACTTAAACACAAGTttaggagagacagagagggaaaaatCTACAGCTGAAAtcaagaaagaagaaacaattTGGCAGGAAGGAGAGAGTCGAGGAGAAATGGAAGAGGAGGAAAaggacataaaaacacacattgaaGAAGTATGTCACAAAGGAGCTCTGGAACAACTTGCTTTTGAAGAGGGGTGTGAACTTACAAAAGAAGGATGGAAGGAAGAcattgaaagagagaaaagaaggagTAGCAATGGAGTGCAAGAAAGTGTAATACTTGATGGAGACAGACAAGAAAGAAAAGATGATGAAGGTGTAAGTGTGGAGGAAGAAAGACAGTTTTCTGAATTCATGACAGAGGGAAAGCAGGGAAACAGGGGGGATGATTTAAACCCAACAGTAGAGATGGAGGGTGGACCAGTGAGTGAAGAGGAAGATGCTAAGGAGGAAACAGAGGTGGAGGAAGAAGAGAGATTGATTTTAATGGAAGCAACTGGCGGGAAGAATACAAAAGAAGTTGGAGTGCATGATTATAGTGGGCAAATGGAAGCCAGTATTTGGGGTACTGAGGAGATAGTAGAAGAAATAGAAGTGAGACCAGAGCTTTTGGTGCCAATatctgttgaaataaatgacaaagaTGTGCTGAATGAAGAAACCCATTCAGATGTGGAAGATGACTATTTTACAAAGGAAActgagacagataaagatgcAGATGAAAAGGATCTGGGGATACTCGGTACAGATGAAGATGAGAGAATCACAGACATCGGAAGAAATGAGAACAGCTTCATAGaaatgacagtgacaaacaaagAACAAGAACAAAGACAAAGTGAAGGATGCAGTGAGGACAAAGACATGGAAAGTGTTGAAATGAGAAAAACTGAGACTGAAGAGAAAGACTTAAACAGAAGTttaggagagacagagagggaaaaatCTACAGCTGAAatagagaaagaagaaacaatttgggaggaaggagagagtaGAGGAGAAATGGAAGCAGAAGAAGAGGAAAAGGACATAAAAATACACGTTGAAGAAGTATGTCACAAAGGAGCTCTGGAACAACTTGCTTTTGAAGAGGGGGATAAACTTACACAAGAAGGGTGGAAAGAAAACAtccaaagagagaaaagaaggagTAGCAATGGAGTGCAAGAAAAAGTAATACTTGATGGAGACAGACAAGAAAGAAAAGATGATGAAGGGATAAGTGTGGAAGAAGAAAGATGGTTTTCTGAATTCAAGACAGAGGGAAAGCAGGGAAACAGGGGGGATGATTTAAACCCAACAGTAGAGATGGAGGGTGGACCAGTGAAAGAAGAGGAAGATGCTAAGGAGGGACCTGAAAGGAACAATGAGGAGGTGAAACCCACTCTAATACACTGGGACAATATTGATGGCAGAGAAACAGAAGAAAGACGAACCACAAGGCTGGATAACAAAGAGCCTGAAGGTCTAAATGTTCAAGAAGAAAATTTAGAAATGAAGGAAATTGCTGATAAATGGATAGAG CTCCATTCACCTTCTTTGGATTTCACTGCCCAAAAGTCCCGAATTTCTCTGAAGAACGCCCATTCTCGCCCACCAAGGAACCCCCGTGCTCTACTCCACAAACAATCCCTGCTGCCCACCCCCTCAAAATTGCAGCAGTCTAGGCAGCTTAAAATAGTTCCAATGGCGGTAAAGCAAGGAGGTCCCATAATAAAAGGATTCAAGCTGCCAG GTATAGGTGGGGAATTTCCTTCACTAAAGAAGACAGACAGAGGAGTCAGGGAGAAAGAAGAAGGGTTCACTGCAGAG GCCCCTGATGCCACCAAGATGCTGACGAGTGAGAGAGAAGACGTGGTAGGAGGCAAAGCTGTGGCGATGGGGGGTATTGGAGTGAAACTGCCTG GTTTCAGTGCAGAGTTTCCTGGactgagaaagacagaaagaggagtgaaaatgagagag CAGGCACCAGAGAATACAACCTCCCATGATAACAGCTCAGAGAGACATGACAGTACTGGAACAGACAGCATCAAAGGCATTACAGTACCAGCTTTTAAACTAACAG GTTTTAGCTCCGGATTTCCAGCACTGAGAAAGACAAATAGGGGAGTGAAGATAAGAGAAGGAGAAGATACACAGTCCTATACACAG AATTCAGAAGTAGAAGCGAGTGCAACTGTTGTTGATTTGCCCAAAGCCAAATCCAAATGGACACCACCAGGAAAACCTGG GATTGGAATAGGTAATCCTTCAATGATGTCAGAACTCAAGAACAAGCTGAGGAAGACAGAATAA